In one window of Carassius carassius chromosome 38, fCarCar2.1, whole genome shotgun sequence DNA:
- the LOC132119338 gene encoding mitotic interactor and substrate of PLK1-like isoform X1 encodes MFKYTPPWQVLCNSLGRDLKRQASTMLVNPYDESTHSSVEEQAVIHSHSSLRPPLPRLAQNPPPPRDPMTSNPKLWVIKPLSPKLEQSDLRSILSPTGQPQLLENTCSSSQDSDSFGFSLESITVTGMQRTVMVSSRSSTPDVVVQARQVAVSDDGSDSEDFRPSTPSSAGSYVGFYSFVDDPASPEAEMNEVYMVSPQRQAKLNTLKEKSTFKLQTYTEEKRPGRLFEETNGDDCYQIEDTSTVNEDKENPDRMEIIRNQAPRKSPALKSQWSTLENLDLSSTPQRLMDGFSLNYKPVSVKTEQTSVESGTIDSEQIDFNTARKQFLMMEQSKQNPFLQSTECPTYSPKLRGRSLSSMASIFNLKQVSKENSIDENQIALVTQKEIEVKTVTVTEDSNNKVPSGALDDIDSGLGERSGDYASDGSIANDPSISEMGSSLTMLSAEETPIQREIRIAQQREESLRRLRGILHKDNSEMVEIRIKPILFLSSSQVKAPKTKEQNRVSFLIQRERELEKLRQITNSVSSHDTKENQVHENKKSVESQPDEIPVTSLRASLSESPTTDLEQSTVSADDMWISKQPALVEEGDLLDPKEDLSPCCPHRHPDESILQRNPDSSTFRNQLGAYPEDNNHSKVRVHKENGVECQITNLRTKKGPSWFVEYDNSMSGKNRFHSRNTPSPLEPAKTSRYTPTWQTHLDYTDWSPKIQNAPNNIRQEIEEDLRREQELQELRESSSQSFSVPNFALVNPALTSSEPRTPLASEETVFSPQNPHGNMAEVDSVFPEKKTDYSNPYSWSLDTSQLSITDKSPQLSSTRPSFRLPSMSIMTPQPWGSPKPMSPTVSRAPPVKPLSTLAELSSPSSQKGLTETLLKDFEDRRIKLKLEESAYAGIQPIDAINNEVVEATRVTRHKNQRALQWEAGMYANQEN; translated from the exons ATGTTCAAGTACACTCCTCCCTGGCAGGTGCTGTGTAACAGCCTGGGTCGTGATTTGAAG AGACAGGCATCAACTATGTTGGTCAACCCATATGATGAAAGCACTCACTCCTCAGTAGAGGAGCAGGCTGTGATCCATTCCCATTCTTCTCTGAGACCTCCACTTCCCAGGCTTGCCCAGAACCCTCCACCACCCAGAGACCCCATGACCAGCAACCCAAAGCTTTGGGTGATAAAGCCCCTCTCCCCTAAGCTAGAACAGTCAGATTTGCGCTCAATATTGAGCCCAACTGGCCAACCACAGTTGCTAGAAAACACATGCAGTAGCAGTCAGGACAGTGACTCTTTCGGGTTCAGCTTGGAAAGTATAACAGTAACAGGCATGCAGCGTACTGTGATGGTGTCATCTAGGAGTAGCACTCCAGATGTGGTGGTCCAGGCTCGACAAGTGGCTGTGTCTGATGAtggaagtgacagtgaagactttaGGCCCAGTACTCCAAGCAGTGCAGGCTCATATGTTGGATTCTATTCTTTTGTAGATGACCCAGCAAGCCCAGAAGCGGAGATGAATGAAGTCTACATGGTTTCTCCACAAAGGCAGGCCAAACTGAATACCTTGAAGGAGAAGAGCACCTTTAAGCTACAGACGTACACAGAAGAAAAGAGACCTGGAAGGCTATTTGAAGAAACTAACGGAGATGACTGTTACCAAATTGAGGACACCTCCACAGTCAATGAAGACAAGGAAAATCCAGACCGAATGGAGATCATCCGGAATCAGGCACCCAGAAAAAGCCCTGCCCTTAAAAGTCAGTGGAGTACCTTAGAAAATCTGGACCTCAGTAGCACTCCGCAAAGGCTCATGGATGGGTTTAGTTTAAACTACAAACCAGTGAGTGTAAAGACTGAACAAACCAGTGTTGAGTCTGGCACTATAGACAGTGAGCAAATTGACTTCAACACAGCACGAAAGCAGTTTCTAATGATGGAACAATCAAAACAGAATCCCTTCCTGCAGAGTACTGAGTGCCCCACTTATTCCCCCAAACTGCGAGGAAGGTCTCTATCCTCAATGGCCAGCATCTTCAATCTAAAACAAGTAAGCAAAGAGAACAGCATAGATGAGAATCAGATCGCACTAGTAACACAAAAAGAAATAGAAGTAAAGACTGTTACTGTGACTGAGGATTCAAATAATAAAGTTCCAAGTGGTGCCTTAGATGATATTGACTCTGGTCTTGGTGAACGAAGTGGAGACTATGCCAGTGATGGTAGCATTGCGAATGATCCTTCCATTTCAGAAATGGGAAGTAGTTTGACAATGTTAAGTGCAGAGGAGACTCCCATTCAAAGGGAAATTAGAATTGCCCAACAACGGGAAGAGAGTCTACGTCGATTAAGGGGTATTTTGCACAAAGACAATTCAGAGATGGTGGAGATCAGGATAAAGCCAATTCTTTTCCTGTCATCTTCACAGGTGAAAGCTCCCAAAACCAAAGAACAAAACAGAGTTAGTTTCCTCATTCAGAGAGAGCGTGAGCTTGAGAAACTGCGACAGATCACAAACAGTGTTTCAAGCCATGATACCAAAGAGAACCAAGTACATGAAAATAAGAAGTCAGTTGAGTCACAACCGGATGAAATTCCAGTCACATCTTTAAGGGCAAGTCTAAGCGAAAGTCCCACAACTGATTTAGAGCAAAGCACAGTCTCTGCAGATGACATGTGGATTTCAAAGCAACCTGCACTAGTAGAGGAAGGTGACCTCTTGGACCCAAAAGAAGATCTTTCACCTTGCTGTCCTCATCGACATCCTGATGAATCTATCCTTCAGAGAAACCCTGACAGCAGCACTTTTAGAAACCAATTAGGTGCATATCCTGAGGACAACAACCATTCTAAAGTAAGGGTTCATAAAGAGAATGGTGTTGAGTGCCAAATCACTAATCTCAGAACAAAGAAAGGGCCATCCTGGTTTGTGGAATATGACAACAGCATGTCAGGAAAGAACAGATTCCACTCTCGAAATACTCCGTCCCCACTGGAACCTGCAAAAACTAGTCGGTACACTCCTACCTGGCAAACTCACCTTGACTACACCGACTGGAGTCCCAAAATCCAGAATGCCCCAAACAACATCCGTCAGGAAATTGAAGAAGACCTCAGACGAGAACAAGAGCTCCAAGAGCTGAGAGAGTCCAGTAGTCAGTCTTTCTCAGTACCCAACTTTGCATTAGTGAATCCAGCGCTAACTTCCTCTGAACCCAGGACCCCACTAGCCAGTGAGGAAACTGTGTTTTCACCACAAAATCCACATGGGAACATGGCAGAAGTGGATTCGGTATTTCCAGAAAAGAAGACTGATTATAGTAATCCTTATTCCTGGAGTCTGGACACTTCTCAATTATCCATTACAG ATAAAAGTCCACAGTTGTCCTCAACTCGACCCAGTTTCAGACTTCCCTCTATGTCAATTATGACACCCCAGCCATGGGGCAGCCCAAAACCCATGTCCCCAACTGTTTCCCGAGCACCCCCTGTCAAGCCCTTGAGCACACTTGCTGAACTGTCATCGCCTTCTTCCCAGAAAGGACTGACTGAGACACTGCTAAAGGACTTTGAGGACAGACGGATCAAACTAAAACTGGAAGAAAGTGCA TATGCTGGGATCCAACCTATCGACGCCATAAACAATGAG GTTGTAGAGGCCACCCGTGTAACAAGGCATAAAAACCAAAGAGCCCTACAGTGGGAGGCGGGCATGTATGCCAACCAGGAGAACTAA
- the LOC132119338 gene encoding mitotic interactor and substrate of PLK1-like isoform X2, translating to MLVNPYDESTHSSVEEQAVIHSHSSLRPPLPRLAQNPPPPRDPMTSNPKLWVIKPLSPKLEQSDLRSILSPTGQPQLLENTCSSSQDSDSFGFSLESITVTGMQRTVMVSSRSSTPDVVVQARQVAVSDDGSDSEDFRPSTPSSAGSYVGFYSFVDDPASPEAEMNEVYMVSPQRQAKLNTLKEKSTFKLQTYTEEKRPGRLFEETNGDDCYQIEDTSTVNEDKENPDRMEIIRNQAPRKSPALKSQWSTLENLDLSSTPQRLMDGFSLNYKPVSVKTEQTSVESGTIDSEQIDFNTARKQFLMMEQSKQNPFLQSTECPTYSPKLRGRSLSSMASIFNLKQVSKENSIDENQIALVTQKEIEVKTVTVTEDSNNKVPSGALDDIDSGLGERSGDYASDGSIANDPSISEMGSSLTMLSAEETPIQREIRIAQQREESLRRLRGILHKDNSEMVEIRIKPILFLSSSQVKAPKTKEQNRVSFLIQRERELEKLRQITNSVSSHDTKENQVHENKKSVESQPDEIPVTSLRASLSESPTTDLEQSTVSADDMWISKQPALVEEGDLLDPKEDLSPCCPHRHPDESILQRNPDSSTFRNQLGAYPEDNNHSKVRVHKENGVECQITNLRTKKGPSWFVEYDNSMSGKNRFHSRNTPSPLEPAKTSRYTPTWQTHLDYTDWSPKIQNAPNNIRQEIEEDLRREQELQELRESSSQSFSVPNFALVNPALTSSEPRTPLASEETVFSPQNPHGNMAEVDSVFPEKKTDYSNPYSWSLDTSQLSITDKSPQLSSTRPSFRLPSMSIMTPQPWGSPKPMSPTVSRAPPVKPLSTLAELSSPSSQKGLTETLLKDFEDRRIKLKLEESAYAGIQPIDAINNEVVEATRVTRHKNQRALQWEAGMYANQEN from the exons ATGTTGGTCAACCCATATGATGAAAGCACTCACTCCTCAGTAGAGGAGCAGGCTGTGATCCATTCCCATTCTTCTCTGAGACCTCCACTTCCCAGGCTTGCCCAGAACCCTCCACCACCCAGAGACCCCATGACCAGCAACCCAAAGCTTTGGGTGATAAAGCCCCTCTCCCCTAAGCTAGAACAGTCAGATTTGCGCTCAATATTGAGCCCAACTGGCCAACCACAGTTGCTAGAAAACACATGCAGTAGCAGTCAGGACAGTGACTCTTTCGGGTTCAGCTTGGAAAGTATAACAGTAACAGGCATGCAGCGTACTGTGATGGTGTCATCTAGGAGTAGCACTCCAGATGTGGTGGTCCAGGCTCGACAAGTGGCTGTGTCTGATGAtggaagtgacagtgaagactttaGGCCCAGTACTCCAAGCAGTGCAGGCTCATATGTTGGATTCTATTCTTTTGTAGATGACCCAGCAAGCCCAGAAGCGGAGATGAATGAAGTCTACATGGTTTCTCCACAAAGGCAGGCCAAACTGAATACCTTGAAGGAGAAGAGCACCTTTAAGCTACAGACGTACACAGAAGAAAAGAGACCTGGAAGGCTATTTGAAGAAACTAACGGAGATGACTGTTACCAAATTGAGGACACCTCCACAGTCAATGAAGACAAGGAAAATCCAGACCGAATGGAGATCATCCGGAATCAGGCACCCAGAAAAAGCCCTGCCCTTAAAAGTCAGTGGAGTACCTTAGAAAATCTGGACCTCAGTAGCACTCCGCAAAGGCTCATGGATGGGTTTAGTTTAAACTACAAACCAGTGAGTGTAAAGACTGAACAAACCAGTGTTGAGTCTGGCACTATAGACAGTGAGCAAATTGACTTCAACACAGCACGAAAGCAGTTTCTAATGATGGAACAATCAAAACAGAATCCCTTCCTGCAGAGTACTGAGTGCCCCACTTATTCCCCCAAACTGCGAGGAAGGTCTCTATCCTCAATGGCCAGCATCTTCAATCTAAAACAAGTAAGCAAAGAGAACAGCATAGATGAGAATCAGATCGCACTAGTAACACAAAAAGAAATAGAAGTAAAGACTGTTACTGTGACTGAGGATTCAAATAATAAAGTTCCAAGTGGTGCCTTAGATGATATTGACTCTGGTCTTGGTGAACGAAGTGGAGACTATGCCAGTGATGGTAGCATTGCGAATGATCCTTCCATTTCAGAAATGGGAAGTAGTTTGACAATGTTAAGTGCAGAGGAGACTCCCATTCAAAGGGAAATTAGAATTGCCCAACAACGGGAAGAGAGTCTACGTCGATTAAGGGGTATTTTGCACAAAGACAATTCAGAGATGGTGGAGATCAGGATAAAGCCAATTCTTTTCCTGTCATCTTCACAGGTGAAAGCTCCCAAAACCAAAGAACAAAACAGAGTTAGTTTCCTCATTCAGAGAGAGCGTGAGCTTGAGAAACTGCGACAGATCACAAACAGTGTTTCAAGCCATGATACCAAAGAGAACCAAGTACATGAAAATAAGAAGTCAGTTGAGTCACAACCGGATGAAATTCCAGTCACATCTTTAAGGGCAAGTCTAAGCGAAAGTCCCACAACTGATTTAGAGCAAAGCACAGTCTCTGCAGATGACATGTGGATTTCAAAGCAACCTGCACTAGTAGAGGAAGGTGACCTCTTGGACCCAAAAGAAGATCTTTCACCTTGCTGTCCTCATCGACATCCTGATGAATCTATCCTTCAGAGAAACCCTGACAGCAGCACTTTTAGAAACCAATTAGGTGCATATCCTGAGGACAACAACCATTCTAAAGTAAGGGTTCATAAAGAGAATGGTGTTGAGTGCCAAATCACTAATCTCAGAACAAAGAAAGGGCCATCCTGGTTTGTGGAATATGACAACAGCATGTCAGGAAAGAACAGATTCCACTCTCGAAATACTCCGTCCCCACTGGAACCTGCAAAAACTAGTCGGTACACTCCTACCTGGCAAACTCACCTTGACTACACCGACTGGAGTCCCAAAATCCAGAATGCCCCAAACAACATCCGTCAGGAAATTGAAGAAGACCTCAGACGAGAACAAGAGCTCCAAGAGCTGAGAGAGTCCAGTAGTCAGTCTTTCTCAGTACCCAACTTTGCATTAGTGAATCCAGCGCTAACTTCCTCTGAACCCAGGACCCCACTAGCCAGTGAGGAAACTGTGTTTTCACCACAAAATCCACATGGGAACATGGCAGAAGTGGATTCGGTATTTCCAGAAAAGAAGACTGATTATAGTAATCCTTATTCCTGGAGTCTGGACACTTCTCAATTATCCATTACAG ATAAAAGTCCACAGTTGTCCTCAACTCGACCCAGTTTCAGACTTCCCTCTATGTCAATTATGACACCCCAGCCATGGGGCAGCCCAAAACCCATGTCCCCAACTGTTTCCCGAGCACCCCCTGTCAAGCCCTTGAGCACACTTGCTGAACTGTCATCGCCTTCTTCCCAGAAAGGACTGACTGAGACACTGCTAAAGGACTTTGAGGACAGACGGATCAAACTAAAACTGGAAGAAAGTGCA TATGCTGGGATCCAACCTATCGACGCCATAAACAATGAG GTTGTAGAGGCCACCCGTGTAACAAGGCATAAAAACCAAAGAGCCCTACAGTGGGAGGCGGGCATGTATGCCAACCAGGAGAACTAA
- the si:ch211-262i1.4 gene encoding thymic stromal cotransporter homolog: protein MGAILTLVEPVVVINKLGTSFFDMALTQTVYNQSLKATAGDSDKAQALSSRFLLIQSVLSSVAAMLSIIPLSRLADRHGPKVFLVSSQMGSVLGMFMLVIFIYCEAPLELLYLGSLLHGLSGGGPMFWAGVAALASLSSKQGKRTLKLNIVDFCFGIAGVVGGLLSGYLYQMGPSVLLLTAILVNIVALLYTVFALTDTRRSLSESEPLLTESESGKMLDRVSIGMLMTAMMLFMLGVVGAENVLQLYVLKPPLSWDSVWAGYGRAATSAMYLSSFLGFLSLFSVLGDTALTLLGIVSNCTGMAIMAFAIESWVYFLDLVASNNCMK from the exons ATGGGGGCCATTCTGACTTTGGTGGAGCCGGTGGTTGTGATCAATAAACTGGGGACATCCTTCTTTGATATGGCCCTCACACAGACCGTGTACAACCAGTCACTGAAGGCAACAGCTGGAGACAGCGATAAAGCACAGGCCTTATCCTCACGCTTTCTTCTTATTCAGAGTGTGTTGTCTTCTGTGGCGGCCATGTTGTCCATTATACCACTGAGCCGTCTGGCAGATCGTCATGGACCTAAAGTCTTCCTAGTGTCCTCTCAAATGGGTTCGGTTTTGGGCATGTTCATGCTTGTCATCTTCATTTACTGTGAGGCTCCCCTGGAGCTTCTATATTTGGGTTCTTTGCTGCATGGTTTGAGCGGAGGCGGGCCGATGTTTTGGGCTGGGGTGGCAGCTCTGGCATCTCTCAGCTCAAAACAGGGCAAACGCACTCTTAAACTCAACATCGTAGACTTCTGTTTTGGGATCGCAGGGGTCGTGGGAGGTCTTCTGTCTGGATATCTATACCAGATGGGACCATCAGTTCTCCTTCTGACAGCAATTCTAGTCAACATTGTGGCATTACTGTACACTGTGTTTGCCCTCACTGACACGAGACGTTCCCTATCCGAGAGCGAGCCATTGCTGACTGAATCCGAAAGTGGGAAAATGTTGGATCGAGTCTCTATAGGCATGCTGATGACAGCAATGATGTTGTTTATGCTAGGCGTGGTCGGGGCAGAAAATGTGCTCCAGCTCTATGTGCTAAAGCCCCCTCTGAGCTGGGACTCGGTTTGGGCCGGATATGGCAGGGCCGCCACCAGTGCCATGTATCTCAGTAGCTTCTTAGGGTTCCTGAGTCTGTTCAGTGTGTTGGGAGACACAGCCCTCACTCTGCTGGGGATTGTGTCCAACTGTACTGGGATGGCAATTATGGCATTCGCTATAGAAAGCTGGGTCTACTTCCTGG ATTTAGTCGCGTCAAACAACTGCATGAAATAA